From Mucilaginibacter rubeus, a single genomic window includes:
- a CDS encoding sensor histidine kinase: MFVQITNEELIRETSKKAWYQTNNIIWTIIFLYPLFSIVDFIYATNFWLQFFIIRIITILIIYGLFSYFQHKQFSYRILLHISFFMLSVTAAILCNLVNIQFLTIYFMLFATTLLFFNLQVFWEPLNSIIQTLMALLLLAIFFNLLSEYNLDLVLSNGGQIFFIIAGISCLIPGARYKVIQREVRSQIMIEKSNEQLKQQNKDIAEKNNLIDLQYEQLRKLDSQKNSFINIAGHDLKNLIGSIVMSNNMIKEEDFRLSTDQKEFVGYISESAEKMQYMLNKLMDVKEIESPEMKFNMEIFDINVEVMHVYKGLYETAQMKNIHLVDNILKLPLNVRLDRVFTGQVFQNLLSNAIKFSQTNNTVKVITSLQRQKFVFEIIDEGIAIGQQELEMMFNKLKTLNDTHGMTESRLGLGLSIAKLMTQEMGGELTYRSDDNGNYFRVEFYVIN; encoded by the coding sequence ATGTTTGTTCAAATTACTAACGAAGAATTAATTAGAGAGACCTCAAAAAAAGCATGGTACCAAACCAATAATATAATCTGGACAATTATATTCTTATACCCGCTTTTCAGCATTGTTGATTTTATCTACGCTACAAATTTTTGGCTGCAGTTTTTCATTATCCGCATTATTACCATCCTGATCATATATGGTCTGTTTAGCTACTTTCAGCATAAACAGTTCAGTTATCGCATATTGCTGCATATCAGCTTTTTTATGCTCTCGGTAACGGCAGCTATATTATGCAACCTCGTAAATATTCAGTTTTTGACCATTTACTTTATGTTGTTTGCTACTACACTGCTGTTTTTTAACCTGCAGGTGTTTTGGGAGCCGTTAAACTCAATCATCCAAACCTTAATGGCGTTGCTGTTACTTGCCATTTTCTTTAACCTGCTGAGCGAGTATAACCTGGATCTGGTGCTAAGCAACGGCGGGCAGATCTTCTTCATCATTGCAGGTATTTCCTGCTTAATACCGGGTGCACGTTACAAAGTTATCCAGCGTGAGGTACGCTCGCAGATCATGATCGAAAAATCAAACGAGCAGCTTAAACAGCAAAACAAGGATATCGCCGAAAAAAATAACCTGATCGATTTGCAGTACGAGCAGCTGCGCAAGCTCGATAGCCAGAAAAACAGCTTCATTAACATAGCCGGACACGATCTTAAAAACCTCATTGGCTCTATAGTAATGAGTAACAACATGATCAAGGAGGAAGATTTCAGGCTCAGTACCGATCAGAAAGAGTTTGTTGGCTATATCTCCGAATCGGCCGAGAAGATGCAATACATGCTTAACAAACTGATGGATGTTAAGGAGATCGAATCGCCGGAGATGAAGTTTAACATGGAGATCTTTGATATCAACGTTGAAGTAATGCACGTTTATAAAGGCTTGTATGAAACGGCCCAGATGAAAAACATCCACCTCGTAGACAATATCCTGAAACTGCCCCTAAACGTAAGGCTCGACAGGGTTTTTACCGGTCAGGTGTTTCAAAACCTGTTATCAAACGCTATTAAGTTTTCGCAAACCAATAATACAGTTAAAGTAATAACCAGTCTGCAACGTCAGAAATTTGTTTTCGAGATCATTGACGAAGGTATAGCCATTGGTCAGCAGGAACTGGAGATGATGTTTAATAAGCTTAAAACCCTTAACGACACCCATGGCATGACCGAAAGCCGTTTGGGTTTGGGTTTATCAATTGCCAAACTGATGACACAGGAAATGGGCGGCGAATTAACCTACCGCAGCGATGACAACGGCAATTATTTCAGAGTAGAATTTTACGTAATAAATTAA
- a CDS encoding acyl-ACP desaturase, translating into MRFFEEKRREVMVHIEKFMLEKIHEYLKPIDTIWQPSDFLPDSSRDSFFTEIKELQESAAGLSYDLIAVLIGDTITEEALPTYESWLTMVEGVSDSEEGGWMKWTRHWTGEENRHGDLLNKYLYLSGRVDMRMMEISTQYLISDGFDIGTGHDPYRNFIYTSFQELATNVSHRRVASQAKKYGDPLLSKMCGVIASDEARHAKAYKYFIEKIFEVDPSEAMIAFEDMMRKKIVMPAHFLREVGLKVGQTFGHFTDAAQRLGIYTAIDYVDILKELLTDWHIESITGLDEAGEKARDYVVNLPARLLRVAERMKNPMLEYKFTWING; encoded by the coding sequence ATGAGATTTTTTGAAGAAAAGCGCAGAGAAGTAATGGTGCATATCGAAAAGTTCATGTTAGAAAAAATACATGAATACCTGAAACCGATTGACACCATCTGGCAACCATCTGATTTTTTGCCTGATTCTTCGAGGGATTCTTTCTTTACTGAAATTAAGGAATTGCAGGAAAGTGCTGCCGGCCTTTCATACGATCTGATTGCCGTTTTAATTGGCGATACCATTACCGAAGAGGCCCTGCCTACTTACGAGTCATGGCTAACCATGGTTGAAGGCGTATCTGACAGCGAAGAAGGTGGCTGGATGAAATGGACCCGCCACTGGACCGGTGAGGAAAACCGTCACGGCGACCTGCTTAACAAATACCTGTACCTGTCTGGTCGTGTGGATATGCGCATGATGGAGATCTCTACCCAATACCTTATTTCTGATGGTTTTGATATCGGTACTGGTCATGACCCTTACCGTAACTTTATATACACCTCTTTTCAGGAGCTTGCAACCAATGTTTCGCACCGTCGTGTAGCTTCACAGGCAAAAAAATACGGTGATCCCCTGCTATCAAAAATGTGCGGTGTTATCGCATCTGACGAAGCTCGTCACGCCAAAGCTTACAAATACTTTATCGAAAAAATATTTGAGGTAGACCCAAGCGAGGCTATGATAGCTTTTGAAGATATGATGCGCAAAAAGATTGTGATGCCTGCCCACTTCCTGCGTGAAGTTGGTTTAAAGGTTGGTCAAACTTTTGGTCACTTTACCGATGCTGCACAGCGCTTGGGCATTTACACAGCTATCGACTATGTTGATATCCTGAAAGAGCTTTTAACCGACTGGCATATCGAAAGCATAACAGGTTTGGATGAAGCAGGTGAAAAAGCCCGCGATTACGTGGTAAACCTTCCGGCCCGCCTACTGCGTGTAGCCGAACGTATGAAAAACCCAATGCTGGAGTACAAATTTACCTGGATCAACGGGTAA
- a CDS encoding cellulose biosynthesis cyclic di-GMP-binding regulatory protein BcsB encodes MNKFFTLLAFILLFSTASQAQGNSIASFKAYGHEDDMIYGMSGATSFYFKITPLVEMNGSKLVLFFEPSQALIKSHSYINLVINNKPAYSSRLGPDSIQKITLNLSRADLSPDKFLKIQVKTLLTITDDQCKDLDNPAMWLKIKNYSYLSLVKSNKNFFDNVNISNCFDSKKAIVYPSNPSLHDLKAVAWAYSRLKKTQTREIAVYEESKLPDSVRNYIRVGTVDKLPADQRELVKVTPQASQGLFYLHKSVSLITDTITRMIDVKGQLTPVKTVTQEQAPKEILFVTGGDPTGYEKAITALGNMNILNSTYGDYLLIEKAENTFFKTIDENRSKLSLKQIGGVSDFLSGIGSLKSAYSFKNSDFSFTPKEVEIRFVANYSGLAPGDRGFFNIYLNGLLISSEKLDASGKLNSSITINRYQHHKYNTLEAEFRFYPTNGNCRNSFTNFFAEVDVDKSYLESKNPFITSDLSFYQYPEAFNSGTTKIVVSEQYAKYAAAAMGEIIYELNNNINANNFPEFVYSKDIDVNELKKNNIIALLSKDDKILKEFADAPIQFDKDFRLYYTDNNKPVYSLSDTVSNGLAQIFYGRSNNATLVLTATGSHVAEAFLAVSKSITEQLSTLSSNVCISDVNSNKYLFNINKSSENLEYIDTKSGLTRFWDSYNLYILLGILILILLSFLYVRSKVQKSQDLFND; translated from the coding sequence ATGAATAAGTTTTTTACCTTATTAGCCTTTATTTTATTATTCAGCACGGCTTCACAGGCTCAGGGCAACAGCATTGCATCCTTTAAAGCTTATGGCCATGAAGATGACATGATATATGGCATGAGCGGTGCAACTTCATTTTATTTCAAGATCACGCCTTTGGTTGAAATGAATGGCAGTAAGCTGGTGTTATTCTTTGAACCATCGCAGGCACTGATAAAATCACATTCATACATTAACCTGGTTATTAATAATAAACCGGCGTACAGCAGCCGTTTAGGTCCCGATTCTATTCAGAAGATTACCCTTAACCTGAGCCGTGCCGACCTGAGCCCTGATAAGTTCCTGAAAATTCAGGTTAAAACCCTGCTTACCATTACCGACGACCAGTGTAAGGACCTTGATAACCCGGCCATGTGGTTAAAGATCAAGAACTACTCCTACCTGAGTTTGGTTAAAAGCAATAAAAACTTCTTCGATAACGTAAATATCAGCAACTGCTTCGATTCAAAAAAAGCTATTGTTTATCCTTCAAACCCAAGCCTGCATGACCTTAAGGCTGTGGCCTGGGCTTATTCGAGGTTAAAAAAGACCCAAACTCGTGAAATAGCGGTTTATGAAGAAAGCAAACTGCCCGATAGCGTGCGCAACTACATCAGGGTAGGTACTGTAGATAAACTGCCTGCAGATCAGCGTGAATTGGTAAAAGTTACGCCGCAGGCTTCGCAAGGGTTGTTTTACCTGCACAAATCGGTGAGCCTTATAACGGATACCATTACCCGCATGATTGATGTTAAAGGCCAGCTTACCCCTGTTAAAACAGTAACACAGGAGCAAGCCCCTAAAGAGATCTTGTTTGTTACCGGTGGCGATCCTACAGGTTATGAAAAAGCCATTACCGCTTTGGGTAACATGAATATCCTTAACTCAACCTATGGTGATTACCTGCTGATTGAAAAAGCCGAGAATACCTTCTTCAAAACCATTGATGAAAACCGCTCCAAATTATCGCTGAAACAAATTGGTGGTGTAAGCGATTTTCTATCAGGTATTGGTTCGTTAAAAAGCGCTTACAGCTTTAAGAATAGTGATTTTAGCTTCACCCCTAAAGAAGTGGAGATCCGTTTTGTAGCTAACTACAGCGGTCTTGCCCCTGGCGACCGTGGTTTCTTCAACATATACCTGAATGGTTTACTGATCAGCAGTGAAAAGCTTGATGCTTCAGGTAAGCTCAACAGTTCTATTACCATTAACCGCTATCAGCACCATAAATACAACACGCTTGAGGCCGAATTCAGGTTTTACCCAACCAATGGCAACTGCCGCAACAGCTTCACCAACTTTTTTGCCGAGGTTGATGTTGACAAATCATACCTGGAATCAAAAAACCCGTTTATCACCAGCGACCTGAGCTTTTACCAGTATCCGGAAGCGTTTAACAGCGGTACCACCAAAATTGTGGTAAGCGAGCAATACGCTAAATATGCCGCCGCTGCTATGGGCGAGATCATTTATGAGCTTAACAATAACATCAACGCCAATAACTTCCCTGAGTTTGTTTACTCTAAAGATATTGATGTTAACGAACTGAAGAAAAATAACATCATAGCCCTGCTTTCAAAAGACGACAAGATACTGAAGGAGTTTGCCGATGCGCCAATTCAGTTTGATAAAGATTTCAGGTTGTACTATACCGATAACAATAAACCGGTGTACTCCCTGTCTGATACGGTATCAAACGGTTTAGCCCAGATCTTTTACGGGCGAAGTAATAATGCCACACTGGTGCTTACCGCAACGGGTAGTCATGTTGCCGAAGCTTTTCTGGCGGTATCAAAATCAATTACCGAGCAGCTTTCAACCCTGTCAAGCAACGTTTGTATCTCTGATGTTAACTCTAACAAATACCTGTTCAACATCAATAAATCAAGCGAAAACCTGGAATATATTGATACCAAAAGCGGCCTTACCCGTTTCTGGGACAGCTATAACCTGTACATTTTGTTAGGCATCCTGATCCTGATCCTGCTTTCGTTCCTGTATGTGCGTTCGAAAGTTCAAAAATCGCAGGATCTGTTTAACGATTAA
- a CDS encoding glycoside hydrolase family 5 protein, which produces MAFQRAKNLNNGISISWLEQTWNESSLAQNAPKKSDFLLLKKLGFKSIRLPVAFTSFNPKTNAQLFTYIDKVIGQCETYGFRLVIDYHYGCLSDNNYLTETPLIIDLWLKLTKRYKSASYNNLYFEIYNEPPHINPKVWKDAAYNIVTAIRKIDKQRTLIVGASNYNSIYELSRFERLADENIIYTFHFYEPFFFTHQGASWVGDQAATTGVSFPYNAENFPALNPKAKNTSGESNYHMYPRDGNEQSINDKLQIVKNWALKYDVPVICGEYGVYNKYADLDSRCRYIKAVRKALKRLDIPGMLWDYNSSFSLFAGRPSIENLPLCMKDAISATQ; this is translated from the coding sequence ATGGCGTTTCAACGTGCCAAAAATCTAAATAATGGCATCAGTATTTCATGGCTCGAGCAAACCTGGAATGAAAGTTCGCTGGCTCAAAACGCGCCTAAAAAATCTGATTTTCTACTGCTCAAAAAGCTGGGCTTTAAAAGCATCAGGTTGCCTGTGGCTTTTACTTCCTTTAATCCTAAAACAAATGCACAACTGTTTACCTATATAGATAAAGTTATTGGGCAGTGCGAAACTTACGGATTTAGGCTGGTGATAGATTACCATTATGGCTGTTTAAGCGATAATAATTATCTTACCGAAACACCACTGATAATTGATTTGTGGCTAAAATTAACCAAAAGGTATAAATCTGCAAGTTATAACAACCTTTATTTCGAGATCTACAACGAGCCGCCCCATATCAACCCCAAAGTGTGGAAAGACGCCGCGTACAATATTGTAACAGCCATCCGTAAAATAGACAAGCAACGTACGCTGATTGTTGGCGCTTCAAACTATAACAGTATCTATGAGTTAAGCAGGTTTGAAAGGCTTGCCGACGAAAATATTATTTACACATTTCACTTCTACGAACCTTTCTTTTTTACCCATCAGGGTGCAAGCTGGGTGGGCGACCAGGCGGCTACCACCGGGGTATCATTTCCATACAATGCGGAAAATTTTCCTGCACTTAATCCCAAAGCAAAAAATACTTCAGGCGAAAGTAACTACCATATGTACCCGCGCGATGGCAATGAACAATCAATAAATGATAAATTACAAATTGTTAAAAACTGGGCGCTTAAATATGATGTTCCTGTTATATGTGGCGAATATGGCGTGTATAATAAATATGCGGATTTGGATAGCCGGTGTCGTTACATCAAAGCGGTTCGTAAAGCGTTAAAGCGGCTTGATATTCCCGGCATGCTTTGGGATTATAATAGTAGTTTTTCGCTGTTTGCAGGCAGGCCGTCTATAGAGAATTTGCCCCTGTGTATGAAAGACGCAATTAGCGCCACACAGTGA
- a CDS encoding mechanosensitive ion channel family protein, with translation MPKFFNLLILFLFAILTTQAQKLPEKTGEPVIVNQDTLFKFYAPQGLFDPKERAGIVTKRIEALMSRIDFNADSLTLKNDTSISLITYNGQMIMGVNDADAAYSELTRPQLAASYLSILKNKLGNVFESNSPKQLITNVLEAVAVIILLIVLIWVVNKGFRWIKLKSIQGWERRVEKLAAKGAPVAYASRLLPFISGLINIGRLLIILLLVYLALPVLFYIFPSSQSIATQLIGFVVDPLKSILLAIVHFIPNLLTITVIYLVTRYIVKLVKFVATEIANGAITLKGFYPEWAIPTYNIIRVLMYAFMFVVIFPYLPGSQSKVFQGVTVFIGVLFSLGSSSAISNMVSGIVLTYMRPFKIGDRIKVGEIMGDVIEKNLLVTRVRTIKNEDVTVPNATILSGATVNYTSSSKTLGLILNTSVTIGYDAPWQTIHNLLISAAEATEGILAEPKPFVLQTALNDFNVSYQINAYTDKPGKMAVIYSALYQNIQDKFNEAGMEIMSPHFTAVRDGSHIQIPENYVAEGYKKPGYKIEREE, from the coding sequence ATGCCTAAATTTTTCAACCTGCTCATCCTTTTTCTGTTTGCCATACTTACGACACAGGCACAAAAACTCCCCGAAAAAACTGGCGAACCGGTAATTGTTAACCAGGATACCCTGTTTAAGTTTTATGCCCCACAGGGCTTGTTTGATCCAAAGGAACGGGCCGGAATTGTTACCAAACGTATTGAAGCCCTGATGAGTCGGATAGATTTTAACGCCGATTCACTGACGCTTAAAAATGATACTTCCATATCCCTGATAACCTACAACGGGCAAATGATCATGGGCGTTAACGATGCCGATGCCGCTTACTCCGAATTAACCCGGCCGCAACTGGCAGCGAGTTATCTGTCGATATTAAAAAATAAACTGGGTAATGTTTTTGAAAGCAATAGTCCAAAGCAACTGATTACAAACGTGTTGGAAGCCGTTGCTGTTATCATATTGCTTATCGTGTTGATATGGGTTGTTAATAAAGGATTCAGGTGGATAAAACTAAAAAGCATACAGGGCTGGGAGCGTAGGGTTGAAAAGCTGGCGGCAAAAGGTGCGCCTGTAGCTTATGCTTCGCGTCTGCTTCCTTTTATCAGCGGACTGATCAATATCGGGCGCTTGCTTATTATCCTGTTGCTGGTTTACCTGGCTTTGCCGGTGTTATTTTATATTTTCCCTTCGTCACAGTCTATCGCTACACAACTTATCGGTTTTGTGGTCGACCCGTTGAAAAGTATCTTACTTGCCATTGTTCACTTTATACCTAACCTGCTTACCATAACGGTTATTTATTTGGTTACCCGGTACATCGTGAAGCTGGTAAAATTTGTAGCTACCGAAATTGCCAATGGTGCCATCACCTTAAAAGGCTTTTACCCGGAGTGGGCTATCCCTACTTACAATATCATCCGCGTGCTGATGTATGCTTTTATGTTTGTGGTGATATTTCCCTATCTGCCCGGCTCTCAATCCAAAGTATTTCAGGGAGTGACTGTTTTTATTGGTGTGCTGTTTTCATTGGGATCATCATCTGCTATATCTAACATGGTTTCGGGGATTGTACTTACCTATATGCGTCCCTTTAAAATTGGCGACAGGATAAAGGTTGGCGAAATTATGGGCGATGTAATTGAGAAAAATCTGCTGGTTACCCGTGTGCGTACCATTAAAAACGAAGATGTAACTGTGCCCAATGCCACCATTTTAAGCGGCGCTACAGTTAACTATACCTCGTCGTCAAAAACTTTGGGTTTGATATTGAATACCAGCGTTACTATTGGTTATGACGCGCCCTGGCAAACTATTCATAACCTGCTCATCAGTGCTGCAGAGGCTACGGAGGGGATCCTTGCCGAGCCTAAACCATTTGTGCTGCAAACCGCGCTGAATGATTTTAACGTAAGCTACCAGATAAACGCCTATACCGATAAGCCCGGTAAAATGGCGGTCATCTATTCTGCTTTATACCAAAACATACAGGATAAGTTTAATGAAGCAGGCATGGAGATCATGTCGCCGCATTTTACAGCAGTGCGTGATGGAAGCCATATCCAGATCCCCGAAAATTATGTTGCCGAAGGTTATAAAAAGCCGGGTTATAAAATTGAGCGGGAGGAGTAG
- a CDS encoding aldo/keto reductase, with product MNYKLLGRSGLKVSELCLGAMGFGTEGGWGAEKEASFAIMDAFAEAGGNFFDTANVYKLGTSEKIIGEYLGNHDRDYFVLATKYTLKDNITNPNASGNNRKNMMRSVEESLKRLKTDFIDVLYLHIWDNITPIDEVLRGLDDLIKQGKVTYAAISDTPAWVVSKGNTLAELMGWSQFIALQVEYSLLARTAERELIPMAKHYGMTVTPWAPLAGGALTGKYLRGEQGRVKAESNRRNNRAQTITEAVVDIATELGVSESHVALQWMMDRDFSCIPIVGATKIDQLNDNLRAVDTKLSPEHFKKLNEVSAIELGFPGDFFNEDAVKMNSFGGFYDKVEKR from the coding sequence ATGAATTACAAATTGTTGGGCCGCTCGGGCCTTAAAGTTTCTGAACTATGCCTTGGGGCTATGGGCTTTGGTACCGAAGGCGGCTGGGGAGCCGAAAAGGAGGCCAGCTTTGCCATTATGGATGCCTTTGCCGAAGCAGGCGGCAATTTTTTTGATACAGCCAACGTATACAAACTGGGCACCAGCGAAAAGATCATCGGTGAATACCTGGGCAATCATGATCGTGATTATTTTGTGCTGGCAACCAAATACACTTTAAAAGATAACATCACCAATCCCAACGCGTCGGGCAATAACCGCAAAAACATGATGCGCAGTGTGGAGGAAAGCCTTAAGCGTTTAAAAACTGATTTTATTGATGTGCTGTATCTGCACATCTGGGATAACATCACCCCTATTGACGAAGTGCTGCGTGGCCTGGACGACCTGATTAAACAGGGTAAAGTAACCTATGCAGCTATCAGTGATACCCCAGCCTGGGTAGTATCAAAAGGAAATACCCTTGCCGAGCTGATGGGCTGGAGCCAGTTCATTGCTTTACAGGTTGAATATAGCTTACTTGCCCGCACGGCAGAGCGTGAGCTAATCCCGATGGCGAAACACTATGGCATGACAGTTACTCCATGGGCCCCGCTGGCTGGTGGTGCTTTAACGGGCAAATACCTGCGTGGCGAACAAGGCCGTGTAAAAGCTGAAAGTAACCGCCGTAACAACAGGGCGCAAACTATCACCGAAGCCGTTGTTGACATAGCTACAGAGCTTGGCGTATCCGAAAGTCACGTTGCCCTGCAGTGGATGATGGACAGGGACTTTAGCTGCATCCCTATTGTAGGCGCTACTAAAATTGACCAGCTAAACGATAACCTGAGAGCAGTAGACACTAAATTATCTCCCGAACATTTCAAAAAACTTAACGAGGTAAGCGCTATCGAATTGGGTTTCCCCGGCGATTTTTTCAATGAGGATGCTGTAAAAATGAACAGCTTCGGTGGGTTTTATGACAAGGTGGAGAAAAGGTAA
- a CDS encoding glycosyltransferase family 2 protein encodes MDTLSISIPEILVAHGFISPADQEKIHAFSERSGMSYLKIALNFGYVSRKNYERALGNAGYQFADIRNEAFDQNVLDKAELKFVNDQLGLPLRIENNKVVTIMADPGNDLFLDFVRFTYDLEPEVIVASDLEITWLSHKLLGDKYVKAAVFDLVKRDPKSSASTTFTPRQLAFIFIIWGIIAIGLFLNFKTVSIGINLVISSFFLVAIIFKLFLALVGSRFELHQAVTKKDLANIINDELPIYTILLPVYKEDKLIKKLIWNLQSLDYPREQLDIKLVIEEDDEKTLNAVKNLDFPSVFEVIVVPFHMPKTKPKACNYGLHFARGQYLTIYDAEDIPDTDQLKKVVALFKKLPENYICIQSALNYFNRNENFLTRMFTLEYSYWFDYMLPGLDTLDIPIPLGGTSNHFKMDALVELGAWDPFNVTEDADLGVRAYAKGYKVAIVNSSTYEEANNNYWNWIRQRSRWIKGYMQTYLVHMRNPVGLIKRIGFKGFLGFNFFIGATSATFLIYPVLLIIFVCYLIFDFSTIRNLFPDWVLFMSIFNLMVGNILMIYINMMAVFKRRYFELILFAIANPIYWLLHSVAAYMGLYQLITNPFYWEKTNHGLSKVNNPTNVVK; translated from the coding sequence ATGGATACACTGAGTATTTCTATTCCTGAAATTTTGGTTGCCCACGGATTTATTTCGCCGGCCGACCAGGAAAAGATCCACGCTTTTTCGGAAAGATCGGGTATGTCATACCTTAAAATAGCCCTTAACTTTGGCTATGTTTCCCGTAAAAATTACGAACGCGCTTTAGGCAATGCCGGCTACCAGTTTGCCGACATCCGCAATGAAGCCTTCGACCAAAATGTTCTGGACAAGGCAGAGCTGAAATTTGTGAACGATCAACTGGGCCTTCCGCTCCGTATCGAAAATAATAAGGTGGTTACCATTATGGCCGACCCTGGTAATGACCTGTTCCTGGATTTTGTAAGGTTTACTTACGATCTTGAACCTGAAGTTATTGTAGCGTCTGACCTTGAAATTACCTGGCTAAGCCACAAGCTTCTGGGTGATAAATATGTTAAGGCGGCAGTTTTTGACCTGGTTAAACGCGATCCTAAAAGTTCGGCATCAACAACTTTCACACCACGGCAACTCGCCTTTATTTTTATCATATGGGGCATTATCGCCATTGGCCTGTTCCTTAACTTTAAAACAGTATCCATCGGTATTAACCTTGTCATTAGTTCGTTTTTCCTGGTAGCGATAATATTTAAGCTGTTTTTAGCACTGGTAGGCTCGCGCTTTGAACTGCATCAGGCCGTTACTAAAAAAGACCTCGCCAATATTATAAACGACGAGCTGCCTATATACACCATACTGCTGCCCGTTTACAAGGAAGATAAACTGATCAAAAAACTTATCTGGAACCTTCAAAGTCTCGACTATCCGCGCGAGCAGCTGGATATTAAACTGGTTATTGAAGAGGATGATGAGAAAACATTAAACGCAGTAAAAAATCTCGACTTTCCATCGGTGTTTGAGGTTATTGTGGTGCCTTTCCACATGCCTAAAACCAAGCCAAAGGCCTGTAACTACGGTTTGCATTTTGCAAGGGGGCAGTACCTCACCATTTATGATGCCGAGGATATTCCCGATACCGATCAGCTTAAAAAAGTGGTGGCCCTATTTAAAAAGCTGCCCGAAAACTATATCTGTATCCAAAGTGCGCTGAACTACTTTAACCGGAACGAGAACTTCCTTACCCGTATGTTTACCCTGGAGTATTCGTACTGGTTTGATTATATGCTGCCCGGTTTGGATACGCTTGATATCCCCATCCCGCTTGGCGGCACCAGTAACCACTTTAAAATGGATGCACTGGTTGAGCTTGGCGCCTGGGACCCATTTAACGTAACCGAAGATGCCGATCTTGGCGTTCGTGCTTATGCCAAAGGTTATAAGGTAGCCATCGTAAACTCATCTACCTACGAGGAAGCCAACAACAACTACTGGAACTGGATCCGTCAGCGTTCGCGCTGGATTAAGGGCTATATGCAAACCTACCTGGTGCACATGCGTAACCCTGTAGGCCTTATAAAAAGGATAGGTTTCAAGGGCTTCCTGGGTTTTAACTTTTTTATCGGTGCTACATCGGCAACATTCCTGATTTACCCGGTGCTGCTCATCATTTTTGTGTGTTACCTGATATTTGATTTTTCAACCATCCGCAACTTGTTTCCGGATTGGGTGCTGTTCATGTCGATATTTAACCTGATGGTGGGTAACATCCTCATGATCTATATCAACATGATGGCCGTATTTAAGCGCCGTTATTTTGAGCTTATTTTGTTTGCTATAGCTAATCCTATTTACTGGCTGCTGCATTCGGTTGCCGCATACATGGGTTTGTATCAGCTCATCACCAATCCGTTTTACTGGGAAAAAACCAACCATGGTTTAAGTAAGGTTAATAACCCCACAAACGTTGTTAAATGA
- a CDS encoding GIY-YIG nuclease family protein yields the protein MQIHQYFVYILTNKANTALYVGVSSDLHNRILEHKGKIYKGYTAKYSCDKLVYFEQFQWIYDAIAREKQLKAGSRQKKIDLIVATNPSWVDLSIDWYD from the coding sequence ATGCAGATACACCAATACTTCGTTTATATTTTAACAAACAAAGCTAATACGGCATTATACGTAGGTGTATCGAGTGACTTACATAATAGGATATTAGAACACAAGGGAAAGATATATAAAGGATATACGGCTAAGTACTCGTGCGATAAATTAGTTTACTTTGAACAGTTTCAGTGGATATATGATGCTATAGCCAGAGAAAAACAATTAAAAGCAGGATCGAGACAAAAGAAAATTGATTTGATAGTAGCGACTAATCCATCTTGGGTAGATTTAAGTATCGACTGGTATGATTAA